The region ATCGTACATACCAGCCAATGTAGTGTTAATGATCTTTGTCTTTTAAAAGAAATAGCCAaatatgatgattttgatttgagCGTCTCAGTAGTGGACATTTACATGACTACAGGGGATCTGTGATAAAACCTTGAAGTAAGTAAAGAAGGGACACAATATGGTACATGAAATGAGTTGCAGGGAGGACCCCTGTTTACTGAtgtcagtactgcagcaaaGGTCTCATGTCAGTCATGATGACAAATCTCAGCCATGTCAGCCTCAGTCAGTTATAGATATCATATTTTCAGATTACATTATCCATGAAGAGAACTTGATTATTACTGCAGCTGTTTCAGAGTAACCGCTCATTTTAATGTACAAGTACGTCATGCCAAGAAATACTATTAAAaggtatatacattgtattagcTATAACATCTTTGGTGCAGTCTACACAAATGCAGCGCCTCACAGTGACTGTTTTGAATATTGCAGGTGGTTCTGCCATGTGGACGATGACAACTACCTGAATGTGCATGAGCTGGTGAAAATGCTGAACCAGTACAAGCACACAGACGACGTCTATCTCGGGAGGCCCAGCATAAACCACCCTATGGAGACATATGATAGACATGAAAACATGCAGGTCAGCATCTTCCCAAAAtcctagtttgtttgtttgtattgcatacctggtaaactgcctcttggcataacacaccaggtttgtactgaagagaacaagctgcatatccggacagatttttatgatccactcacaccaggaaggacccctactcttttcgataagtgtggtgtgttcttttacgtgctcaaggtgtggctctcctcaaaatgggacctctatttaacgtcctatccgaggaatGTCCCTAAGTAACCAAAGCTAgttacttattttcacctgagtgaagtgaggaaagtcgtgtaaagtgcctttcccaagggcacaacgtcaacgagacagatcagggaaccccggattcgaacccggtacatctgggttctggggccaaacaccctgccactgcgccaccgtgaCACCACTAGTTAGTGTCAAATGGAGTAACTATTGGTCTCTGTGCTTCTAGAGGCACCTAACCAATTAAGAGGAAAAAGAGGTGTTACTCATAAAAAAAGAGTTGTGCATAGCTGCTAGTGTTATATTTGTGAAATTGATGTCTTATAagttatagatacatgtacatgtacatacatatgatGATCATtgatatgaatttatttgtCTCACCCTATGTATTTGTACTTGCAGAAAGTGAACTTCTGGTTTGCCACTGGGGGTGCAGGTTTCTGCATCAGCAAAGGACTGGCCTTAAAAATGATTCCATATGCAAGGTGAGTTTAGGCTAATGTATAGAAATAGATTAAGATACCTGCACTTCTTACATGGGGGAGTGTCCcagtggtgtagtggtctgcgcttctggtacttgccacatctggttcaaattatttggaccagaaggcccgaatTCAAGCCCTGGGTTAGGACACTTacggacaagaggcgcattgagtcataccaaagactttataaaatggtacatacttctgaaacagtatgaaagttaaacacactccactgccagtggactagccccctgctgcagtgattgctgcaccacagtgtggcccagggctatgaaacggagatgggcaccgccccatacatcaataatggtgtgggaggattttaacgaACTAAACTTCTTACATAGAAAGGTGATGAAAAATGTTGAAGAGGGACATGGAGAGCCTATGCACATATAATACAAACATGTCGTGAATTACTCAGTGGTTCAGAAGTCTTCTTGTGAAAGGAAATGGGCTtgaaattgtatttcaaaaaCATGTCAGCAACCATATATCTAGATGCACACTTGAGATAATCTGTGTGGTGAAAGAAGTCTTGGTGATAGACTTTTTCATTCTTACCATCATGCATTCTTGTCAGTACTGACTGAATTGTAAGTAGATTACATTGAATTTGTTACATACAATGAACAGTATTAGTAAATTGTTTGCAGCCACAAGAGATGATTTCCTCCATTTAAACAGGAGATCCTACACTCTGACCAGACTATAGTTACAAGTATGAAAGGCTAATACAGCTGTTCCTTCCTATTTTCCTCCAGTGGCGGTAAATTCATGAGTTCCTGTGAGAGAATACGACTCCCTGACGACTGTACGCTGGGGTTCATCATAGAGAGGTTACTGAGGGTCAAACTGGTGCAGATCCAACAGTTCCACTCTCATCTGGAGTGGCTCAAGTTTATCAAGAAGGAGGAACTGCCTCATCAGGTACTGTCCTATCctgtttcaatcaatcaatcaatcaatcaatcaatcaatcagccaatCATTCAAGAAATAAACCTATGATTTGATgcaacgggggttgccctaacatttcacgttttttttacgcgctcaAACTCaaggcgctccattgctggttgccagagaatggtcagaTTTTgattaatgaattttgaacacattcatctaaagaatatacatggacaagaaatgtattcatactgttcatatgggcccttcacgctccgcctTACAAGCAgaaaacgctgtgagacattttcacgaatgtaccttctgatttagtgctacggcAGCTAGTGTGCCTCACTTAgcacgctttggtaattttgctctcttcggaagttggtgatgaagtgaAGGAAATACAAATAAGGCTTgtagtctgctatattctagctttcttttgaccggaaaattttgactgtgtgcatttctcacgtcatgtgagaagggctatatctagcgcatcccagctcatgtttccacgggaaataggctacctcgcactgtgcgcgcggcccgacgtaggtcttgaatgcggcccgacttacgaaatcattacgataaaatgacaccgcttacatcaacaatactccgtctacttattgggaaatatcttcacCATctttgtattcagtttccttttcatagacagtgccaatcacatgttagagcgtaacaaagctgtgcgttgaatcgccgtccgccaccatcgtggctcaaaaaaatggcgggaaaacaacgtcgccagacgacagcaatgtttacgttgtttttctttggtcagttttctcctcaacaaacacttagagacccaaatttttagtgttttatgaagttatatttcttataatttatatgtatgatagttgtgtgacttgtgtatctgcttggcacaggtcatatatttaggtgccgggccgtctagctacgcagtgaccctctactcagcgctaccatcattattgtcaaaatactactttttgacaaaacaagaaatgaatatgtacacatatgttttgaatggaaataacaattatgtgcatgaacttgggttatttaccttccttatcagcatagtcattgggcacaaacacggcgtacttctgcaaaataagatcagtaaaaaatctgtaACATGTTAGGGTGGGTCAAatgttagggcgccccccgttactAATCATGCTCTTGTATCCAGTCAAACTATTATGCGGCCAGACAACTGATCAAAATTAGGATGTTATATAGATTGTTAGGCCCGCTGAATGTTGTATTGTATGTTCTCTCTGCAAGTGATGAAAGATCCCAATTTGCTGTTACTGAAGCCACTTGTTACTTTACAGATTTCCCTGAGTTACGGGCTAACTCCGTATCGTGGAAGTGCTAGAAATATTATCGGCCTTGATGAGGTATTCAGTGAAAGTGATGATCCAACAAGGTAAGTCTTTTTTTTTGATAATCTTTGTTAGTACTTTCCAACAACGAAATCAACAGAGACATTCGTACATAAATAGAAACGTAAAAAGCCTGAAACTATCTCTCCaacagaaagtttgttttcCTCTGTCTGATAAAATGAAGCAACAATAGAATGTGTCATATTAAGAAGACACGAAAGGACAGTTATGCCCATGATTTGATGATTCTGTTAGATAAATCATCATACCTGTGTTAGAGGTGGTGTAGTTCCGTCAGTTTACTGTAACGTGTCTTATTTTTGCCATTGTTTTATGTTAACCACAAACTTAAGACTATTACgaaatttctgttttgtcctCTGCCCACCTGCCCCCTTGTCTAAGCGCTACATACTGTACTGTTCAGTTTATGATGTATTGGAAGCACCTTTTACAGTGAAAAtgccattgtttcaaccgcacacttaaaaacactgcaaactctccattttctccgTCTCCCTGCTGCGAAATTGAATCCCTGCGaacttaaagtgatttacagtacctgaTTTGCCTCTAGGGTCGTCTGTCTGAGCTGTAATGTGATATGCTTTTATTCCGGTGCCTTGTGGTGAATTTCCTAATAACCTTGGGATGGTACAGGTGGAAATGAAGCTGATGTGGGGCTCGTTAACTCTGGTAGAAATAGACCCTGAGTCCAATTGTTCtcatatcatttttttcctgtccaTTTTTCAGGTTTAAGTCCCTGCACTGCCTGCTGTACCCGTATGTAGACCTCTGCAGTGGTCATGTGAAGAGAAGAAGATAGTTGAGACTGAGATTACGTTTCTTCTGCAACTGTAAGCAAAAGAACACAGGGCAAATTGAACATTCCATTGCTATATGTAGGGTTACTTTTTAAAGAACAATAAGATATTTCTTAGCGTagatattttttcttaaatGTTACCAGAATGTACATGTGATGCATCACAAAGATGCATGTACGTTGCAATGTTTCCAACTGTTTACTGGCTCAGCATTTACAAACATTATTTCAGActactttttgtttcttttgatgtACAAAGGCTGCATGATTGCTGAAAAGCAGAGATTATCATTTTCTATGTATGAAGTTGAGATTAGCTGCTGTATGTATATAGTGCTGTAAATAATCAAGGTTTGATCATGTTTTTTATTACTGTAATAAGCTAGTGTAGATGTTATTCTAAGTACAAAGCAACTACTGCTGAAAAGGACagaactttctttttttctgtagtaTTTCATACAGAATGATTTAAAAGAGGCTTTGAAGCATGGAAAAGCACAAAATAGTATCTTGCTGCAACTTCTTCATACATGCCTTTATTTTAGTAATCTTCATTTGAAATTTTTCCCTTGTATTCTACAACACCACTGCAGTTAATTCAGTTTGCCATACAGAAATGATAGTATCACGAAGACTTAATGCAAGTTTGGCCGCAGGTTAAAGACATGCTGTGACCTAGATCTACCAGATAAGGTCATCAACCCCATAAACCTGTTTATAGACAAAGCCGTAATTTGAGTTTTTCACCTCTCACAAGAAATATCTTAGAATTAGGAAATTCTAACTTCATCCTCTCCTGTCTGAAGTTTGTAAAAAGAGACAGCGCCCAGATTTCTCAGCTAAAGAAATAAAGAGTATATATACcagaagaatgaatgaaaaatactgACTTCTTAGTTACCAAGGTTTTTTTGTCCACTGACCTGGCCCATTATGGTAACCAAAAGGCTGGCAGATAAAAATCCCTTGTGTGTAACTAAGAATTCTATCTATAGAataaaatgatgttaacctaCATTTTTATGGGAACTAAGGAGTCAATCACAGAATTAAGTGTCTTTGTACTAGATCAGTGCCTTAGCCCTTGGAGTTTGAGGAATACTTGTACATAGAGGAGATACAGGCAGTGTTGCTGTATTTTATCTTTAACAATAAGCCCGATATTTGTCATGAAAATTATACATGTTTATTCTGTAATTCTTGAATTCAAAATTCCTTTTTCATAGTTCCCATCACCCACTGACTGTTCATCAAGTATTTGGCAGCATTTTTCGTGAGACTAAATGATTGTATATGGTTGGCTTTTGCAGTGAAAGTTTGAGTCATTTTAAGAGAATAAACTTTCATGATACATTCACAGGTTTTAAATATTTTATGAGGTCCCAAGACTTGTTAGCGTAAGAACGCAACCCATTTAGACTGGTATTACGAGCTTCAAAAGATGTTTATGAAGTGAGTTGTTGCTATTTTCTCTTGTAGCACAGTTGTATAAAGCTGCTTAGTATTACGTCATACCAGCATGAGTGGACgagttttgtaaatatttttgatGTTTTAATCCCACGACAGGGAACAGTCTGATGTTCAAACTTGGTTCACATTGAGCTCTTGATGTCTGAATGATGTATTTATGAGATTAAAAAGTTGATTTTGAGACACTTTGACGTTGAGTATTTCTGCTTATGTCTTGGTCTGAGTGGAAATTTCATACGTAAGGCCTATgaaaaatatgttgtgtttctggttgcCCGACCAACCcaagcaaaaacctgccaaccctagcctttttggGGGTCAACCACTGTTAATGGACATAGAATTCTCGATCTGAGTGATGAGAATGTGGTGGAATCGTCTTTCATCAACATGTTCTCCTTATTTGTATTACCTTCTAAAGAAAATGGAAATACatgtgtaaaagaaaaggaCAATCTCAACCTACCGACCCTATATCCGGGTCCGTAACTGTAAATACAACCTGAATTTTCCTAGGTATTGAATGTGTTttataatgttatatgtacTTATATAAAGTAAAGATAGATGTTTGTTGAGCAAAAAGTTTTCTGTCAGATTGAATGAAGACGTGTAGAAGTAGAGCAGTGTTTGTCAGGGTGCACCTTTTCTTCTGCCATTctatttttcccttttttttttaaagctcatctttaaaaaaaaaaattataacccCAGCCCATGCTTTCCTTTTTAGTAGCAGATTTTCCACTGATTGCTAAAAACATTTTCACTTCCACACACATTTGACTGATATCGATTTTTGGATTACAACAACACATTGATATATGAGATTTGTGTATGCATTTGTGTATGATGTGGAATAATAGCCCTGTACGTGTAGGAGGATGAACAGAGTTTGCAGCACCAGGCATGGAGTGCATGTGTCGTGCCAGACAAATTACAAAACATATTCCACACTGATAGAATGTAATCAGCAGCACTACAGTAGTTTTAGCCTGAGGATATGCCTACAGTGTATGAATATGGACATAAATGAGTAGGTCTGATATCAGGTGAACTTTTATTACTGGAGCCATATAGGCAGTTAATGAACAGTGGGAAGGACATTAAAACCACTGCTCTTGGTAAGCTGTCACAAATAGTGCGAATATTGATTCCCTATCTTTGGAACCGCAGTGATGTTCCAGGTGCAGACTTCAAAACAGGAGAAATCAAGAAGGGATGAATTAATTTTCACGATTTGTTTTACCCGTAGATGATGACCAATATAGCGGCATGTagatatatgcaaattaggacttgatttgcataatcaatggtgATTAATGTTTCAATTCATACTAATTACAAATGTTAAACAGGAACATAATTGGATGGAAGTAATGCAAAtcatgacctaatttgcataactaatttgcataactaatgagaaaatCGTTTACTTAGTAGTAAATGGTGGAATATTCATACCAATGACATATGTAGGTTAGAAAAAGGTGATGGGTTTTAAGACCCAGATCTCAGTCTCTAAGATTGTAGGGTAGCTTTCCCTTACAGTACTGCACCGTGCCAGGCAATAAAAGAGGTAAATGAACACACTTTCAGCATGGAAGAAACTTGTTGCAACATGTTGAtattcattgaaatacattgacAATCATCCCCTGGGATGGAAGAATAACTACGACTATACTACAACAGAGCAATTACACAACAACCAATTAGGCCCTGCCTAGTCAATGATAGTATTGCACAATTACATACATTAGATAGATCAACACAAAAATCTTTACAGCCATATGTAACCATGGAAATAAATTTAGCAGTCGATGCCTACATATCAGCAGTACTGGCAACATATAAACAAACGTTTTTTGTGAATACAATTTGTTAGTCCAGCCACAGATGACAGAATAAATAGATGTGTCAGTCACAGACGACACAATTGAAATGACGCCTTATTTCTTCTTGTCGTGATTCTATGCCAATATAATATACACTTATCACAGCATTTAACTAAGAATATGTTCATGTGGCCGTTTAACCGTTTTGTATCAACTGGATTTCTATATTACCACAGCCAGTCCTTTCTAAAATTAATGTAGCAGCGAGATTTTCCATATCTAGAATAGGAAGGGCAGTCCTACATCTTCCAGGCTAAATGAGGTGATGTCTGGCCCCACTTCGTGTTGCATCATCACATCTTGCACGTTGCGGTCGCAAGGTTTCTCCAAGTCATCGCCTGTGCGTTGGTCGTACATGCAGGCAGGCAGTTTTCTGTAGCCTTCTTCTTCCAGTATTTGAAAGGACAGTCCGTCACAGTCTGGAGCGGTTTGGTCATACGCGCAGGTTGGGGAAGTGTGGGGGATAGCGTCGGTGGTTTGGTCAAGGATTGGACTTATTTCGGGTGGGTTCGCCGCGCCAAAGGACGGGCAGTTCGAGCCGAGACCGTAGAAATCCCCGCTGCCTGGCGTGCCGAGCGGAGAGTCGAAGAACATGGACAGGTCTGTCAGGGAGTCAGTGGAGCTGTTGGAGTCTGCTGCAAACGAGTCGAAGCCGTTGAAGTCGCACGGTTGCTGCAGGACGTCATCACCGTTAGCGCTCACCATGTCGCACAGTCGCATCAGGTTGTCGATGGCCTCATCGGAAAGCTCCAAAGAGTCCGACTGGAAGGACACTTCGGAATTCAGAGGGTCACACAGCTGGTCAGGATCCAGCAGCTGACTGCTGGGGAAGATGTTGTCGTTCTGGAAACAGTCCCAGTGTTGCCCCGGCCCCGCCGGACTTGGACAGTCTATGAAGTTCTTGTTGAAGATGGCGGGATTGATGGAGGGGACATTGGAGGGCGGTGTGCTGCCGGAGACAGAATGGTTCGCTCGCATCTGTTTGAACTCTTTAGACTTGACGCTGCGGACCTTGGAGTGGAACTGTGGGTAGGCCAGGTGTTTTTTGTGAAGCTGTTTCTCGATGAATCTGCGGTGGTTAACCTTCCGCTTCTTCAGTCCTGCCAGACGCCGCGGCTTCTCCAGCGTTCGCATGATACTACATGGGAGAAGATCTCCATATGTTAACTGCCACGTTGTACTGTACTAACATCAATTCAGAAGAGGCGTTTAtacgttacattttgtataaagtAATGCAAAATGATGGACGATATGACAGGAGCGGCTTCGACGTCATTTTCGTCAATTTATGTCACACGTGAATGTTGACAATGGATTGATGGTGAAGCCAAACCATTATGAGGAAATTACTCCACATGGAAGAGTTAACTTTCCGTTCAAACTGAAGCAGCTGCTGTAGTTCCCATGTCATGGTAACAGCTGATATCATAGTCGCAAGGATTAGAAAACGTCGCTATGTTTCTAGCGATTTTGGTATTTCTGTACTTTTCCATTGTCGACCATTTCAAACTAAACGTCAGTTCGTTCCATGATCCagtaatactagtatacacATAGCAAGACATTCTTTGGAGGGACTCAAAAGTGAAGCATTTACTCAAAGTGAATATACATTGAATGACAATTGTGAAAGTGATGTCAAAGAACAAAGTGTCTTCAATCAAaggttttatctatttttcaatTTACCACTGGCTTGCTTTATGTGGACATCGTCTGAAGGCAGTACTGCCAGTAGAGTCTATTTTCCCACCTGTTTGATGCCACGTTGAGGAACATCAAGAGGTCGCACTGTGGATCTGTGGACGTAGCAGCAGTAGTGGTGGTGGTGCACGACGCCGCCCCATCACTGACAGAGTCTTCCAGCGAAGATGTGCTTTCGCACGATTTCTGTGTGCCTTCCTCCTCAGGACCAGTAACGGCGACATTGTTCACGGAGAAACAGGTCTCGTGTGAGGAATACCCAAGTTCGTTGACAGACGAGTCGTTGTCGCTGTTAAAAGATGCGATGCTGTGTATTGACGACAACTCGTAGCACGAGGAATGTTCCGaggtggagaagaagaaggaattTGCGTCGTCCATGGCGGTGCCTGTCCCTGCCTCCGGAATGCTGATTACGTTGATGTCGCTCGGTCGGCTCATCTCTGTCGCGTTGGCTCGCAGGGGATGTCTCGGGGACCGGGAGACACGACAGCGACTTCACAAATGCCCGTGCTGACAACCACTCTCGAGGACCCTACGGGTGGTTACCATGTAATTTCACAATTAGCGCGCTCCGCCTCTGCGTTCAGCAATCTTGTTCGGACTGCCTGCTCCTCCGCGCCGTCCTCTAATCAAACCTAAATCACTTCTAGTCCCTGGCTATTATTTGATTCCGAGGCTCTCTCAACAATCAAAGAGTTGCCATCGGGCAGAGGAAGGCTGATTCGTCGACATTCTCGCTTGCCGCAGGGGATCCTGGCCTTGAAAGCAATATCATATTCCAGAAACAGGTGTTATGTATCTTCAGATATCGATACTATTTCTCTCAATTCGAAATCAAAAATGCATTGTATTGGTAACGTTAACTTTGACACTTATTTGGTACCCGACAGCATGTGCAATACATAACGATATGAACACCGAATGGCCTCTACATTCATGTCAACCGTATTCTCAGGAAAGCTGGGAATTCTTTGTAAATCCTGAGGCCATCTAGACTTGAAGTCATGATAGTTAATAAACACTTCTTTCTGGAATTCTATTGCTGTAAGTGTGTCTATTGCGGCTGTTTTGTGCAACGAGTGGCTTTGGATTTGAAGATCGTATCACTACGTACGCCTGGCTTGTATAAGATCTTTCAATGTTTCAAATACGATTCATTGGGTCCCAgattacaaacaaaacacacattcaGACATACAAGATATAATGTTAGGATATATTGCCAGTATCAGTGATACTTGTTGCCCATACGTGTGCGCGTCAACAGGCACGTAGGACAGAAAGAAATAGAACCTGCAGTTGTGTAACACTCTCACACTAGGGAGCACTACGATGTCTCTACAGCATTTATGATTTAATGTTTCGCCAGCGTGTTTCCCTGTGACGTCCACATGTGGCCAATTCTGTGGTTATGCATTGATAACCGTTCACCTTTTCACCGTCGGACTCACAACAG is a window of Branchiostoma lanceolatum isolate klBraLanc5 chromosome 8, klBraLanc5.hap2, whole genome shotgun sequence DNA encoding:
- the LOC136440957 gene encoding uncharacterized protein, with protein sequence MSRPSDINVISIPEAGTGTAMDDANSFFFSTSEHSSCYELSSIHSIASFNSDNDSSVNELGYSSHETCFSVNNVAVTGPEEEGTQKSCESTSSLEDSVSDGAASCTTTTTAATSTDPQCDLLMFLNVASNSIMRTLEKPRRLAGLKKRKVNHRRFIEKQLHKKHLAYPQFHSKVRSVKSKEFKQMRANHSVSGSTPPSNVPSINPAIFNKNFIDCPSPAGPGQHWDCFQNDNIFPSSQLLDPDQLCDPLNSEVSFQSDSLELSDEAIDNLMRLCDMVSANGDDVLQQPCDFNGFDSFAADSNSSTDSLTDLSMFFDSPLGTPGSGDFYGLGSNCPSFGAANPPEISPILDQTTDAIPHTSPTCAYDQTAPDCDGLSFQILEEEGYRKLPACMYDQRTGDDLEKPCDRNVQDVMMQHEVGPDITSFSLEDVGLPFLF